GTCTTCAAATCAACGCGCGAGACGGACTGCCGGACAGCGTCAGCGTGGCGCTCCTACTCGGTCGTGAAATCTTGCGTTACACCGAGCGATCCGCGCGGCGCGATGCATTTCTCGAAGTGTTGCGCAACGAGTGGGGCGCCAAGGGATCATTCAGCCCGACTGCCGGCGAGGTGGACGTCGTTTTGCGGGTAAAGGACCGTAACGGCTATGCGGTCATGCCGCCCGGAGTGATCTTCGAGCGGCGAGGCGCGGTGAACTTCGGATGGTCGGACGTCATGTCACCGCGTCAGCTCACGTCGCTGCGAATCTTCTTGGAGACGTTAGCGCGCTCGGAATAATGTGGGTCACGGATGGTGGCCAGGGTGACGATGGTGGCGCCGGCGGCGACCGCGGCTGCGGCGAGCAGGGCGGGATCGTAGGAGTGCAAGCGTAGCGCGAGCTGCGTTGCGACCAGCGGCCCGACGATTTGACCGACGCTGTACAACGCGGTCAATCGGCTGACCGCGGCGCTCGTCTGAGCCGGAAAGATATCACGTCCGAGACCCGTCGCGAACAGCGTGATCGCGATGAACGTGCCGCCGAGCGCGATAGCCGCAAGGATGACCGCGAACGGGCTGCGCGAGAAGACCGGCGCCGCAATTCCGGCGGCCTGGATGCCGAAGGCCAACGCGAGCGCGCGTGCCTTACCCCACCGTTCTGCTGCGTGGATCCAGGGGAAGGTTGCGAAGGCGGCAGCTAAACCGACGAAAACCCATGCGAGCGCGGCGTAATGCGCAAGCGCGGGGATTCGAACGATGACGGCGACGAGAAACGTGGCCGGAATGATGTACGCGAACGCCTCAGCCGTATACACCGCCAACAACCACGTGAAGATCGTGCGATGCCGTGGAAGAGCCGCATCGGCGCCGGCTTCGACGATGCTCGTTGCCGGTGCGTCGTCGGTGAACCAGGAAGCCGTCATCAGCACGATCGCCGAAATGGCTGCCATGCCGATCCAGGCGGTGCGCGACCCGCCATGGGCGATCAGCGCGGGCACGGCGACGCCCGAGAACGCGATCCCCAATCCGATTCCGCAGAAGAAGAGCGGCGGCCACGACGGCGCGCGCGCCCGCGCGGCGCGCTCGAGCACGATGCTCGACGCGAAGACGAACACGAAACCGCTGCCCACTCCGGTCAGAAAGCGCAGTGAGAGCCATAACGGCGCGGGCCCGGCCATCAGCGCGGTCGTGATCACGATTCCCGCCAGGCTCCAGCGCACGATCGCTAGGCGTTTGCGATGGGTGATGGGGTGCATCGCCAGCGATGCGCCCACGAGATACCCGAACAGATTTGCCGACGCGAGGGCGCCGGCCATGGCGACGGAGAGGCCGGCGTCACGCTCCATGACCGGCAATAACGGCGTGTAGGCGAACCGGCCGACGCCCATCGCTACCGCGAGAATGATCGCACCGCTCGTAACGAAGCGCGCGCTCGTGCAGCGAACGTTGGCGCCAACCGGCATACCGACGTCTTTCGATGTGCGCCCTCTTTGCACCTCAGGATGACAAAGGCGGCAGGCTGCTTTCCCGTCGCGCGTTTTGGTCGTGGTTGCCCGGGGTATCGCAGCCATTGTGCAATGGCGTAAGTGGGCCGCCGAGTTGCTCGGAACGCTCCTGCTCGTATTTGTCGAAGCGGGCGCCAACACGGTCGACGGAATGACGCACGGCCAAATCGGCCACGTCGCGCGGTACTTTGCCGACGGACTGATGGTCACGGCGCTGATCTTCGCGCTGCAGGGCGTTTCCGGAGCGCACATCAATCCCGGCGTAACGCTGGCGTTTCTCCTGCGCGGCGAATCAACGTGGCTCAACGCGATTGCCTATTGGATCGCGCAATTCACCGGCGCCGCCGTTGCCGGACTGTTGCTTCTCGCGCTTTTCGGAAGCAACGTGCGCTTCGGCATCACGCAACCCGGGCCGGGCATTTCGTGGCTGGTGGCGTTGGTGATGGAGACCCTCCTGACGTTCATCTTGATCTTCGTGATCTTGAGCACGGTCGAAGAGCCGGCGACGGTTGGGAAGAACGCAGCGATTGCAATCGGCTTCACCGTCGCGTTGTGCGGGCTCTTCTCGAGCCCGGTGAGCGGGGCGTCGATGAATTCGGCGCGCTCCTTCGGGCCGGCACTGGCGAGCGGAGAGTGGAGCGGCCTGTGGATCTACTTCGCCGGTCCGATCCTAGGAGCGGTCGACCGGCGCGGCCGCGGTCATCCACCGCGGCGGTGGGTAGGATGAGAGGATGGATGACGACACATTTACCGTGCTCGACACGCAGGGCGACGTGCAGACCGCCGTCATGCGCTTGCGGCGCGCGGAAGCGAGCGGCCCCCTCGGTAACGAGCACGCGTCGAGCTCGCAGGTAATCGTAGTGATCCGGGGCACGATCGAGGCCGAGATCGGCGATCAAAAATTCCGCATGGGCGAGGGCGATTCGGCGATCGTGCCCAGGGGCGTCGCGCACCGTTTCGTCGGCGTTTCCAACGAGGCGGTGACGCTCAACGTGTACTCGCCCCCGGCCTACGGGCGACGAAGGTGATAACCGGGCCCGCACCGAGCTGCCTGGTTAGCACGATCGCGAATCATCCGCCGGGGATGCGTGATCATTGCTCTGCATGCATGAAGAAGTTCGAGCGAGGATTTCCGGCGGGGACGCGGATCTACGCCTACGATGAGTATGTGGTTATCAACGGCCGCGCGACGCAACATTTCTCTCGACTCGCAAAATTCTCATGCGTTCGCGCCGTACTGCACGTTGCCGACCCGGCCACCGGCGTCGCTCAGAGCTTCCCGCTGAGCGCCAAGATCGTATTGTGGAAAAACGCGAGGGAGGTCGCGGTGCAACCCGGCAAAGCGATGCCGGCGACGTTAGCGCGCGATCTTCGTCTTCACCTCGCTCATCTTGAGACGGTAGTCAACAAAACGTAAGACGACGAAAGCAAACCGTTACGACGGTCCTTCGACTGCGCTCACGATGACACGGAACGACCGTCTCAAAACGACCGGAATCGTGCGCCGGCGGCTCGAAAAGGACGGCCATATGAGGAACACCCGTTGGAAGTGGTTCCTGCTCGTTCTTTGCGGGCTGAGCTTGGTGGTGGTCGCCGCATATACGGCCGATGAGTTCGGCGTCGGCGGCCGGCCGTGGTACGGCTGGTGGGACAGCAACGTCGCGATGACCGCTCGCCCGTACGTCGTCTCGATCACCGGCACCGTTCCGGGCGGCGCCACGTTCCGCGCGGGTCTACGCAACGGCGATCTCGTCGATCTGCGCGAGCAACCGTTGAACGTTCGGGTCGCGCTCGTATCACAGTTGATGGCAACGCGCCCGACGAGAGTCATCGCGCACCGCGACGCGCAGCGCATCGTCGCGGACGTCACCGGCAGCACGATGTTCGAGGGCGACGTCGTTCCCAAGGTGCTCGCAAGGCTCACGCCGATCGTTTCGATGCTCTGGTTCATCGGTTGCGCCCTGGCGATTACGCTGCGGCGCTGGTCGGTGCGCGAAGGGCGCATCCTCGTCATCGTCCTTCTTTGGCCGGTCGCCTTTCAGTTGCAAGGCGGCAACATGGTTGTTCCCAGCGCCGCTCTAGCGGCATGTATCGACGT
The window above is part of the Candidatus Baltobacteraceae bacterium genome. Proteins encoded here:
- a CDS encoding aquaporin, giving the protein MQWRKWAAELLGTLLLVFVEAGANTVDGMTHGQIGHVARYFADGLMVTALIFALQGVSGAHINPGVTLAFLLRGESTWLNAIAYWIAQFTGAAVAGLLLLALFGSNVRFGITQPGPGISWLVALVMETLLTFILIFVILSTVEEPATVGKNAAIAIGFTVALCGLFSSPVSGASMNSARSFGPALASGEWSGLWIYFAGPILGAVDRRGRGHPPRRWVG
- a CDS encoding cupin domain-containing protein, which translates into the protein MDDDTFTVLDTQGDVQTAVMRLRRAEASGPLGNEHASSSQVIVVIRGTIEAEIGDQKFRMGEGDSAIVPRGVAHRFVGVSNEAVTLNVYSPPAYGRRR
- a CDS encoding YbfB/YjiJ family MFS transporter, whose product is MPVGANVRCTSARFVTSGAIILAVAMGVGRFAYTPLLPVMERDAGLSVAMAGALASANLFGYLVGASLAMHPITHRKRLAIVRWSLAGIVITTALMAGPAPLWLSLRFLTGVGSGFVFVFASSIVLERAARARAPSWPPLFFCGIGLGIAFSGVAVPALIAHGGSRTAWIGMAAISAIVLMTASWFTDDAPATSIVEAGADAALPRHRTIFTWLLAVYTAEAFAYIIPATFLVAVIVRIPALAHYAALAWVFVGLAAAFATFPWIHAAERWGKARALALAFGIQAAGIAAPVFSRSPFAVILAAIALGGTFIAITLFATGLGRDIFPAQTSAAVSRLTALYSVGQIVGPLVATQLALRLHSYDPALLAAAAVAAGATIVTLATIRDPHYSERANVSKKIRSDVS